From a single Phragmites australis chromosome 7, lpPhrAust1.1, whole genome shotgun sequence genomic region:
- the LOC133923878 gene encoding succinate dehydrogenase subunit 3-1, mitochondrial-like yields MEKYHSNTRFVPLRDAPCALRGTLGSSNSNLEQARGYTSPLGALRPKMSAPGSRPLHTSRPQSSPVANRPLSPHLPLKKPQLSATFSISHRIFGVALGAAIISIPLATKFSLMFGV; encoded by the exons ATGGAGAAGTATCACAGCAACACTAGATTTGTGCCCTTGAGAGATGCTCCATGTGCTCTTCGTG GTACTCTTGGTAGCTCAAACTCAAATCTTGAGCAAGCTAGGGGCTACACATCTCCTCTAGGAGCTCTGCGACCAAAGATGTCTGCACCCGGAAGCCGACCCCTGCACACGAGTCGCCCCCAGTCATCTCCTGTTGCAAACCGCCCGTTGTCACCCCATCTCCCTCTGAAGAAGCCACAGCTGAGTGCTACGTTCTCAATCTCACACCGTATTTTTGGTGTTGCACTGGGAGCTGCCATCATATCCATCCCTCTCGCCACCAAGTTCAGCCTCATGTTTGGTGTTTGA